One genomic segment of Lysobacter sp. 5GHs7-4 includes these proteins:
- a CDS encoding sensor domain-containing diguanylate cyclase, with the protein MNASLAPTSDEASRLLQVIETQTEIARLGLDLGGVMELVTRRAQTLTGAVGAVVELAEGDDMVYRAASGIAESSLGLRLRRAASLSGACVAVGAPLNCEDSETDPRVDREACRRVGLRSMIVVPLKHHQTVVGVLKVMGATPSEFGAQELRMLDLMSGLIGAAMYHAARYETDELFHQATHDALTGLPNRALFYDRLRHCLAQAQRDQRRIGILNLDMDGLKPVNDRMGHRAGDAALVEFAARVRGSARSGDTVARVGGDEFGVILPSIDHRDGAVAQAQRLAESLTPPFAYDDGEIPLQASIGCAIYPDDGEDLGELLHKADQAMYSAKRRKKGQPD; encoded by the coding sequence ATGAACGCGTCCCTCGCGCCGACGTCGGATGAAGCCTCGCGCCTGTTGCAGGTGATCGAAACCCAGACCGAAATCGCGCGCCTGGGCCTGGACCTGGGCGGCGTGATGGAGCTGGTCACGCGCCGCGCCCAGACCCTCACCGGCGCGGTCGGGGCGGTGGTGGAACTGGCCGAAGGCGACGACATGGTCTACCGCGCCGCATCCGGCATCGCCGAATCCAGCCTGGGCCTGCGCCTGCGCCGCGCGGCCAGCCTGTCCGGCGCCTGCGTCGCGGTCGGCGCGCCGCTGAACTGCGAGGATTCGGAAACCGACCCGCGCGTGGACCGCGAGGCCTGCCGCCGCGTCGGCCTGCGCTCGATGATCGTGGTGCCGCTCAAGCACCATCAGACCGTGGTCGGCGTGCTCAAGGTGATGGGCGCGACGCCGTCGGAGTTCGGCGCGCAGGAACTGCGCATGCTCGACCTGATGTCGGGCCTGATCGGCGCGGCCATGTACCACGCCGCGCGCTACGAAACCGACGAGCTGTTCCACCAGGCCACCCACGATGCGCTCACCGGCCTGCCCAACCGCGCGCTGTTCTACGACCGCCTGCGCCACTGCCTGGCGCAGGCGCAGCGCGACCAGCGCCGCATCGGCATCCTCAACCTGGACATGGACGGCCTCAAGCCGGTCAACGACCGCATGGGTCACCGCGCCGGCGACGCCGCGCTGGTGGAGTTCGCCGCGCGCGTGCGCGGCAGCGCGCGCAGCGGCGACACCGTGGCGCGCGTGGGCGGCGACGAGTTCGGCGTGATCCTGCCCAGCATCGACCACCGCGACGGCGCCGTCGCCCAGGCCCAGCGCCTGGCCGAATCGCTGACCCCGCCGTTCGCCTACGACGACGGCGAAATCCCGTTGCAGGCCAGCATCGGCTGCGCGATCTACCCCGACGACGGCGAGGACCTGGGCGAGCTGCTGCACAAGGCCGACCAGGCCATGTACAGCGCCAAGCGGCGCAAGAAGGGCCAACCGGACTAG
- a CDS encoding XVIPCD domain-containing protein — MPEFDINASADQVAALFNQGRGNDAVARLNALRRDQPLVMQEALDRYVATRATATIAALYTANVGMDALPGHGPNTHAPQRDLGRLIAAHGAPRFPQESETADLSQAQKYDVYASVIGVRGNEAARNALVSRDRVILGMRNETRTTDNQGRGEYDDRIVVVWRDANGGRHAREFNQANTEPTAQYDHHAGSDGHRIIKETRRPAPALERWPGYENVRRRDIEGDDANNDRVRDLGRLAAGTVEMEEARHSSNRQTPSGVEFSLRPSEEAIRNGRNMVQRDTNADGLFDSRDVNGLQDLNRTFKIHRGSNNNTDSAGCQTIGGGEHTAFIDTVRGNTHQTRWQYVLTPVAPEQTQQRPRPEGDHGRPRADAALPEGVDPRHPVNPQHADHRLHGQIDGHLRALGGEYARNAEAIGLSVLAAAKAHQITQADSLVPNRASDGLRADETLFLVQGRPGDPAARRVALSVELAANTPVQASLARLDALNQAAPQAQASDPAQTQAPNPAPRRMG, encoded by the coding sequence ATGCCCGAGTTCGACATCAACGCCTCGGCCGATCAGGTCGCCGCCCTGTTCAACCAGGGTCGCGGCAACGACGCTGTCGCTCGACTTAACGCCCTACGCCGCGACCAACCGCTGGTAATGCAGGAAGCCTTGGATCGCTATGTCGCCACGCGCGCGACCGCAACGATCGCGGCTCTTTACACCGCCAACGTGGGCATGGACGCGCTGCCCGGACATGGCCCGAATACGCACGCGCCGCAACGGGACCTTGGCCGACTGATCGCGGCGCACGGCGCGCCGCGCTTTCCGCAGGAAAGCGAAACCGCGGACCTGTCGCAGGCGCAGAAGTACGACGTTTACGCCAGTGTGATCGGGGTGCGCGGCAACGAGGCCGCGCGGAATGCGCTGGTCAGCCGAGACCGGGTGATCCTGGGCATGCGCAACGAAACCCGGACCACCGACAACCAAGGGCGCGGCGAGTATGACGATCGCATCGTCGTGGTATGGAGGGACGCCAACGGTGGCCGCCATGCGCGCGAGTTCAACCAGGCCAATACCGAGCCCACCGCCCAGTACGACCACCATGCCGGCAGCGACGGCCACCGCATCATCAAAGAAACGAGGCGCCCGGCACCGGCGCTCGAGCGCTGGCCCGGCTACGAAAACGTCCGACGCCGTGATATCGAAGGCGATGACGCCAACAACGACCGCGTGCGCGATCTGGGCCGCCTGGCCGCCGGCACGGTCGAGATGGAAGAGGCTCGCCATAGCAGCAATCGCCAGACCCCAAGCGGCGTCGAGTTTTCGCTGAGACCCTCCGAAGAAGCCATACGCAACGGCCGCAACATGGTCCAGCGCGACACTAATGCCGATGGTCTGTTCGATTCGCGCGACGTCAACGGCCTCCAGGATCTCAACCGCACCTTCAAGATCCATCGCGGCAGCAACAACAACACCGACTCCGCCGGCTGCCAGACTATCGGCGGCGGCGAGCACACCGCCTTCATCGACACGGTGCGCGGCAACACGCATCAAACCCGCTGGCAATACGTGCTGACGCCGGTCGCGCCCGAGCAGACCCAGCAACGCCCCCGGCCCGAGGGTGACCATGGGCGTCCGCGCGCCGATGCCGCCCTGCCCGAAGGCGTCGATCCGCGCCATCCCGTCAACCCGCAGCATGCCGACCATCGCCTGCACGGCCAGATCGACGGCCACCTGCGCGCGCTCGGCGGCGAGTACGCGCGCAATGCCGAGGCGATCGGTCTGAGCGTGCTGGCCGCGGCCAAGGCCCATCAGATCACCCAGGCCGACAGCCTGGTGCCCAATCGCGCCAGCGACGGCTTGCGCGCCGACGAAACCTTGTTCCTGGTCCAGGGCCGCCCCGGCGACCCGGCCGCGCGGCGGGTGGCGCTGTCGGTGGAGCTGGCCGCCAACACGCCGGTGCAGGCCAGCCTGGCGCGCCTGGATGCGCTCAATCAGGCAGCGCCCCAGGCGCAGGCGTCGGACCCGGCCCAGACCCAGGCCCCGAACCCCGCGCCGCGCCGCATGGGCTGA
- a CDS encoding XVIPCD domain-containing protein — MPELDINASADEVVAMLNRGQNREAAARLDALRENQSVVVQEALDRYVAVRGQEHLTALRAPNALSADDATALNPTLDRLRTATTAPRFPAETETQNLSQAQQYDVYASVIGARGTQAARDALNGQDRVILGMRNETQTTENNGRGEYDDRIVVVWKDANGGRHAREFNHATTEPTAQYDHHAGSDGNRIYADTQRQAPRLAASAGYEDVRPRKIEGDDVNGDRVRDMGRLSEGTVEMVATQHASNGHTTSGKEFSLRPSDEAVRNGANRVERDTNADGWFDSRDVSGVQDLNNTFKIHRGSNTNTDSAGCQTIGGGEHTAFIDTVRGNAQQTRWQYVLTSVAPGQQQERTQAPGEQTPARDARPPADPRDPAHADHRMYTQIEGHTRALGPPFDRNADGINLHLLAEAKRANLTDVNAIATNNATGTLRAGETLFMVQGRPGDPAAARVAVSADAATHATPEAGLNRLDAINRAQPAAPQPAVEDPQRTQQQEAPRRVH, encoded by the coding sequence ATGCCCGAACTCGATATCAACGCCTCCGCCGACGAAGTCGTCGCGATGCTCAACCGCGGCCAGAACCGCGAAGCCGCCGCGCGCCTGGACGCACTGCGCGAGAACCAGTCGGTGGTGGTGCAAGAAGCGCTGGACCGCTACGTCGCCGTGCGCGGACAGGAGCACCTGACCGCGCTGCGCGCGCCGAACGCGCTGTCCGCCGACGACGCCACCGCGCTCAACCCCACCCTGGACCGGCTGCGCACCGCGACCACCGCGCCGCGCTTCCCCGCCGAGACCGAAACCCAAAATCTGTCGCAGGCGCAGCAGTACGACGTCTACGCCAGCGTGATCGGTGCGCGCGGCACCCAGGCCGCGCGCGACGCGCTCAACGGCCAGGACCGCGTGATCCTGGGCATGCGCAATGAAACCCAGACCACCGAAAACAACGGACGCGGCGAGTACGACGACCGCATCGTGGTGGTCTGGAAGGACGCCAACGGCGGCCGCCACGCGCGCGAGTTCAACCACGCCACCACCGAACCCACCGCGCAGTACGACCACCACGCCGGCAGCGACGGCAACCGCATCTACGCCGACACCCAGCGCCAGGCGCCGCGGCTGGCGGCCTCGGCCGGTTACGAGGACGTGCGCCCGCGCAAGATCGAAGGCGACGACGTCAACGGCGACCGCGTGCGCGACATGGGCCGCCTGTCCGAGGGCACGGTCGAGATGGTGGCCACCCAGCACGCCAGCAACGGCCACACCACCAGCGGCAAGGAGTTCTCGCTGCGCCCCTCCGACGAGGCGGTGCGCAACGGCGCCAACCGGGTCGAGCGCGACACCAACGCCGACGGCTGGTTCGACTCGCGCGACGTCAGCGGCGTGCAGGATCTCAACAACACCTTCAAGATCCACCGCGGCAGCAACACCAACACCGACTCGGCCGGCTGCCAGACCATCGGCGGCGGCGAGCACACCGCCTTCATCGACACCGTGCGCGGCAACGCCCAGCAGACGCGCTGGCAGTACGTGCTGACCTCGGTCGCACCCGGCCAGCAGCAGGAGCGCACCCAGGCGCCGGGCGAGCAGACGCCGGCCCGCGACGCGCGCCCGCCCGCCGACCCGCGCGACCCCGCGCACGCCGACCACCGCATGTACACGCAGATCGAAGGCCACACGCGCGCGCTGGGCCCGCCCTTCGACCGCAACGCCGACGGCATCAACCTGCACCTGCTGGCCGAGGCCAAGCGCGCCAACCTCACCGACGTCAACGCCATCGCCACCAACAACGCCACCGGCACGCTGCGCGCGGGCGAGACCTTGTTCATGGTGCAGGGGCGCCCGGGCGATCCCGCCGCCGCGCGCGTGGCGGTATCGGCCGACGCCGCCACCCATGCCACGCCCGAGGCCGGGCTGAACCGCCTGGACGCGATCAACCGCGCCCAACCCGCCGCGCCGCAACCGGCGGTGGAAGATCCGCAACGCACGCAGCAGCAGGAAGCGCCGCGTCGCGTGCACTAG
- the gcvP gene encoding aminomethyl-transferring glycine dehydrogenase: MTSAVNRASLRDLEHHDAFLERHIGPNDAEIAHMLRTVGHDSLEALTDAIVPAKIKSPAPLALAAPMTEVEALAKIRAVADKNQVFRSFIGQGYYGTLTPNVILRNILENPAWYTAYTPYQAEISQGRMEALINFQTMVADLTGMEIANASLLDEGTAAAEAMTLAKRSAKSKSNLFFVSRDVHPQTLEVLHTRAEAMGIDLQIGDDAQALAADSFGVLLQYPNTHGQIGDHQALADAVHARGGLVAVATDLLALTLIAAPGEWGADIVVGNSQRFGVPFGFGGPHAAFMACRDAYKRSMPGRLIGVSIDAEGKPAYRLTLQTREQHIRREKATSNICTAQVLLAVMASMYAVYHGPEGLTRIARRVHRLAAILAAALRQAGLTVGPDFFDTLDVVGVDADALQAKAVAARINLNYSGDPGRVGISLDETTTRAEVVQLAALFGARIDDIDALDAATADALPGGLLRNSEFLQHPVFNTHHSEHELLRYMRALADKDLAMDRTMIPLGSCTMKLNATAEMIPVTWPEFGNLHPLAPADQTVGYKQLIDELEAMLVECTGYDAVSLQPNSGAQGEYAGLLAIRAYHRSRNEGHRDICLIPESAHGTNPASAQMCGMQVVVTKCDGNGNVDVEDIRRAAEKYSDRLAALMITYPSTHGVFEEDVVEICEIVHAHGGQVYTDGANMNALVGVAKPGKWGSDVSHLNLHKTFCIPHGGGGPGVGPCAVKSHLAPFLPRTLGGEGAVGMVSAASFGSASILPISWMYITMMGAAGLRKATQVALLNANYIAQRLAPHYETLYTGRNGLVAHECILDLRPIKDATGIGAEDVAKRLIDFGFHAPTLSFPVAGTLMVEPTESESQHELDRFIDAMIQIREEIRAVEDGKLDREDNPLKHAPHTATAVSASEWTHAYPRELAAFPLPSLKLQKYWPPVARVDNVYGDKNVMCACIPVDAYKEEAEA, translated from the coding sequence ATGACTTCAGCTGTCAATCGCGCTTCCCTGCGCGACCTCGAGCACCACGACGCCTTCCTCGAGCGCCACATCGGCCCCAACGACGCCGAGATCGCGCACATGCTGCGCACCGTCGGCCACGACTCGCTGGAAGCGCTGACCGACGCGATCGTGCCGGCCAAGATCAAGTCGCCCGCGCCGCTGGCGCTGGCCGCGCCGATGACCGAAGTCGAAGCGCTGGCCAAGATCCGCGCCGTCGCCGACAAGAACCAGGTGTTCCGCAGCTTCATCGGCCAGGGCTACTACGGCACCCTCACCCCGAACGTGATCCTGCGCAACATCCTCGAGAACCCGGCCTGGTACACGGCCTACACGCCCTACCAGGCGGAAATCTCGCAAGGCCGCATGGAAGCGCTGATCAACTTCCAGACCATGGTCGCCGACCTGACCGGCATGGAAATCGCCAACGCCTCGCTGCTGGACGAAGGCACCGCCGCCGCCGAGGCCATGACCCTGGCCAAGCGTTCGGCCAAGTCGAAGTCGAACCTGTTCTTCGTCTCCCGCGACGTGCACCCGCAGACGCTGGAAGTGCTGCACACGCGCGCCGAGGCCATGGGCATCGACCTGCAGATCGGCGACGACGCGCAGGCGCTGGCCGCCGACAGCTTCGGCGTGCTGCTGCAATACCCCAACACCCACGGCCAGATCGGCGACCACCAGGCCCTGGCCGATGCCGTGCACGCGCGCGGCGGCCTGGTCGCGGTGGCGACCGACCTGCTCGCGCTGACCCTGATCGCCGCGCCCGGCGAATGGGGCGCCGACATCGTGGTCGGCAACAGCCAGCGCTTCGGCGTGCCGTTCGGTTTCGGCGGCCCGCACGCGGCCTTCATGGCCTGCCGCGACGCCTACAAGCGCTCGATGCCGGGCCGTTTGATCGGCGTGTCGATCGACGCCGAGGGCAAGCCCGCCTACCGCCTGACCCTGCAGACCCGCGAGCAGCACATCCGCCGCGAGAAGGCCACGTCCAACATCTGCACCGCGCAGGTGCTGCTGGCGGTGATGGCCTCGATGTACGCCGTCTACCACGGCCCGGAAGGCCTGACCCGCATCGCCCGCCGCGTGCACCGCCTGGCCGCGATCCTGGCCGCCGCGCTGCGCCAGGCCGGCCTGACCGTGGGCCCGGACTTCTTCGACACCCTGGACGTGGTCGGCGTCGACGCCGACGCGCTGCAGGCCAAGGCCGTGGCCGCGCGCATCAACCTCAACTACAGCGGCGACCCGGGCCGCGTCGGCATCAGCCTGGACGAGACCACTACGCGCGCCGAAGTCGTGCAGCTGGCCGCGCTGTTCGGCGCCCGCATCGACGACATCGACGCGCTGGACGCGGCCACCGCCGACGCCCTGCCCGGCGGCCTGCTGCGCAACAGCGAGTTCCTGCAGCACCCGGTGTTCAACACCCACCACAGCGAGCACGAACTGCTGCGCTACATGCGCGCGCTGGCCGACAAGGACCTGGCGATGGATCGCACCATGATCCCGCTGGGCAGCTGCACCATGAAGCTCAACGCCACCGCCGAGATGATCCCGGTGACCTGGCCGGAGTTCGGCAACCTGCATCCGCTGGCGCCGGCCGATCAGACCGTCGGCTACAAGCAGCTGATCGACGAGCTCGAAGCGATGCTGGTCGAGTGCACCGGCTACGACGCGGTCAGCCTGCAGCCCAACTCCGGCGCGCAGGGCGAATACGCCGGCCTGCTGGCGATCCGCGCCTACCACCGCTCGCGCAACGAAGGCCACCGCGACATCTGCCTGATTCCCGAATCCGCGCACGGCACCAACCCGGCCTCGGCGCAGATGTGCGGCATGCAGGTGGTGGTGACCAAGTGCGACGGCAACGGCAACGTCGACGTCGAGGACATTCGCCGCGCCGCCGAGAAGTACAGCGACCGCCTGGCCGCGCTGATGATCACCTACCCGTCCACGCATGGCGTGTTCGAAGAGGACGTGGTCGAGATCTGCGAGATCGTCCACGCCCACGGCGGCCAGGTCTACACCGACGGCGCCAACATGAACGCCCTGGTCGGCGTGGCCAAGCCCGGCAAATGGGGCTCGGACGTGTCGCACCTCAACCTGCACAAGACCTTCTGCATTCCGCACGGCGGCGGCGGCCCGGGCGTCGGCCCCTGCGCGGTCAAGTCGCACCTGGCCCCGTTCCTGCCGCGCACGCTGGGCGGCGAAGGCGCGGTCGGCATGGTCTCCGCGGCCAGCTTCGGCTCGGCTTCGATCCTGCCGATCAGCTGGATGTACATCACCATGATGGGCGCCGCCGGCCTGCGCAAGGCGACCCAGGTCGCCCTGCTCAACGCCAACTACATCGCCCAGCGCCTGGCGCCGCACTACGAGACCCTCTACACCGGCCGCAACGGCCTGGTCGCGCACGAGTGCATCCTCGACCTGCGGCCGATCAAGGACGCCACCGGCATCGGCGCCGAGGACGTGGCCAAGCGTCTGATCGACTTCGGCTTCCACGCCCCGACCCTGAGCTTCCCGGTCGCCGGCACGCTGATGGTGGAGCCGACCGAGAGCGAATCGCAGCACGAGCTGGACCGCTTCATCGACGCCATGATCCAGATCCGCGAGGAAATCCGCGCGGTCGAGGACGGCAAGCTGGACCGCGAGGACAACCCGCTCAAGCACGCGCCGCACACCGCCACCGCGGTCTCGGCCAGCGAGTGGACCCACGCCTACCCGCGCGAGCTGGCGGCGTTCCCGCTGCCCAGCCTGAAGCTGCAGAAGTACTGGCCGCCGGTGGCGCGCGTGGACAACGTCTACGGCGACAAGAACGTGATGTGCGCCTGCATCCCGGTGGACGCTTACAAGGAAGAAGCCGAGGCGTAA